One stretch of Harmonia axyridis chromosome 1, icHarAxyr1.1, whole genome shotgun sequence DNA includes these proteins:
- the LOC123677784 gene encoding cytoplasmic dynein 1 intermediate chain isoform X13: protein MSDRRAEIERKKAKLQALREEKSRIRREKEQKDIEDATTRTLIGAGGDRKELDEMLSSLGVAPLSDVLSSISSANSLTPEQSRNHTPDASLQPNSLTNSVPNAKKKPVQLTVVPVQTTNIPPKEIVSYTKQTQTTASSHERDGYIEDWWRPRKAHATDYYVLTYDDGQGEDEESSLPHMGGFGSKLPPGILPHGLPQVKEVLPAITAVEQEQAKQEVKEVRELSEEEKQMIILSEEFQHFIDKAGRVMERALCESIDIYTDYSGGLGEDGLDEKSHQCISLNRTFFDERWTKNRVVTALDWCPQYPELLLAAYNNNEDAPNDPDGVVLIWNTKFKKNTPEYIFHCQSSVLSTTFARFHPNLILGGTYSGQIVLWDNRVQKRTPIQRTPLSTTAHTHPVYCMSVVGTTNAHNLISISTDGRLCSWSLDMLGQPQEILDLHKVQSKPVAVTCLDFPHSDVNNFVLGGEEGVAYSACRHGARAGITELYEGHQGPITGISVNAVQGGIDFSHMFLTSSIDWTIKLWSLKETKPIYSFEDNGDYVLDVKWSPTNPALFAAVDGSGRLDLWNLNQDTEVPAASVVVEGCPALNKVSWTPSGTHVTVGDNQGRIWVYEVSENFAHPRHDDWNKFLYTTQELRNNQVEEEIEKSQNLSITNTSLPNLSSITSSPSLR, encoded by the exons ATGTCAGACAGGAGAGCAGAAATAGAGAGGAAAAAGGCCAAATTGCAGGCTTTGAGGGAAGAAAAAAGCAGGATAAGACGTGAAAAAGAGCAGAAGGATATTGAAGATGCCACTACACGCACTCTTATTGGTGCTGGAGGCGACAGGAAAGAACTGGATGAGATGTTGAGTTCTCTAGGGGTTGCTCCGCTGTCAGATGTACTTTCAAGCATATCTAGTGCCAATTCTTTGACTCCAGAACAAAGTCGGAATCATACGCCTGATGCCTCACTCCAACCAAATAGTCTAACAAATAG TGTCCCAAATGCTAAGAAAAAACCTGTACAACTAACTGTTGTGCCTGTACAAACCACAAACATTCCACCTAAAGAAATAGTTTCTTATACAAAGCAAACTCAAACCACCGCTTCGAGTCACGAGAGAGATG GCTACATTGAGGACTGGTGGAGACCTCGAAAAG CTCATGCGACAGACTATTACG TTTTGACCTATGACGATGGCCAAGGTGAAGACGAGGAGAGCAGCCTGCCGCACATGGGGGGTTTCGGCAGTAAGCTTCCTCCCGGAATCCTGCCTCATGGACTACCTCAGGTCAAGGAGGTCCTACCCGCCATCACAGCCGTTGAACAAGAGCAAGCCAAACAGGAGGTCAAAGAAG TGAGAGAACTGAGCGAAGAAGAGAAACAGATGATCATATTATCAGAGGAATTCCAACATTTCATCGATAAGGCTGGCAGGGTTATGGAAAGGGCCCTTTGTGAGTCCATCGACATCTATACAGATTATAGTGGAGGATTGGGAGAAGACGGGCT GGACGAAAAATCTCATCAGTGCATCTCCCTCAACCGCACCTTCTTCGACGAGAGGTGGACGAAGAACAGGGTGGTTACGGCACTGGACTGGTGTCCCCAATATCCCGAACTGCTCCTGGCAGCTTACAACAACAACGAGGACGCACCCAACGATCCGGATGGTGTAGTGTTGATATGGAACACGAAATTTAAAAAGAACACCCCGGAGTACATTTTCCACTGTCAGAGTTCCGTGTTGTCCACCACCTTTGCGAGGTTCCACCCCAATCTCATATTGGGCGGTACTTATTCTGGTCAGATAGTCCTTTGGGACAATAGGGTACAGAAGAGGACGCCAATACAGAGGACGCCACTGTCCACTACAGCACACACG catCCAGTTTACTGCATGAGCGTTGTTGGCACAACGAACGCACACAACTTAATCAGCATATCCACAGACGGAAGGCTGTGTTCGTGGTCCCTGGACATGCTGGGGCAACCGCAAGAGATATTGGACCTTCACAAGGTACAGTCTAAGCCTGTGGCTGTGACCTGTCTGGACTTCCCCCACTCGGACGTGAACAATTTCGTGTTGGGCGGAGAAGAGGGCGTGGCTTATTCGGCCTGCAGGCACGGGGCTAGAGCTGGGATCACGGAACTGTACGAAGGCCATCAGGGTCCGATAACGGGTATCAGCGTCAACGCTGTTCAGGGAGGCATAGACTTTTCTCATATGTTTTTGACGTCCTCCATAGATTGGACCATAAAACTCTGGAGTCTCAAG GAAACGAAACCTATTTACTCTTTTGAGGATAATGGAGATTACGTGCTAGATGTAAAATGGTCACCGACGAATCCAGCGCTCTTTGCCGCTGTCGACGGTAGTGGAAGGTTAGATTTGTGGAATCTGAATCAGGATACCGAAGTTCCAGCGGCTAGTGTGGTAGTAGAGGGATGTCCCGCATTGAATAAAGTATCTTGGACGCCATCCGGCACACATGTTACAGTAGGCGACAACCAGGGTAGGATATGGGTTTACGAAGTGTCTGAG aatttcgcCCATCCGAGGCACGATGATTGGAACAAATTCCTTTATACAACGCAAGAACTGAGGAACAACCAAGTAGAAGAAGAGATAGAAAAATCACAGAATCTCTCAATCACTAACACCTCTCTACCAAATCTAAGTTCTATAACTTCGTCTCCTTCGcttagataa
- the LOC123677784 gene encoding cytoplasmic dynein 1 intermediate chain isoform X10 translates to MSDRRAEIERKKAKLQALREEKSRIRREKEQKDIEDATTRTLIGAGGDRKELDEMLSSLGVAPLSDVLSSISSANSLTPEQSRNHTPDASLQPNSLTNSVPNAKKKPVQLTVVPVQTTNIPPKEIVSYTKQTQTTASSHERDAHATDYYDEYNLNPGLEWEDEFTVLTYDDGQGEDEESSLPHMGGFGSKLPPGILPHGLPQVKEVLPAITAVEQEQAKQEVKEVRELSEEEKQMIILSEEFQHFIDKAGRVMERALCESIDIYTDYSGGLGEDGLDEKSHQCISLNRTFFDERWTKNRVVTALDWCPQYPELLLAAYNNNEDAPNDPDGVVLIWNTKFKKNTPEYIFHCQSSVLSTTFARFHPNLILGGTYSGQIVLWDNRVQKRTPIQRTPLSTTAHTHPVYCMSVVGTTNAHNLISISTDGRLCSWSLDMLGQPQEILDLHKVQSKPVAVTCLDFPHSDVNNFVLGGEEGVAYSACRHGARAGITELYEGHQGPITGISVNAVQGGIDFSHMFLTSSIDWTIKLWSLKETKPIYSFEDNGDYVLDVKWSPTNPALFAAVDGSGRLDLWNLNQDTEVPAASVVVEGCPALNKVSWTPSGTHVTVGDNQGRIWVYEVSENFAHPRHDDWNKFLYTTQELRNNQVEEEIEKSQNLSITNTSLPNLSSITSSPSLR, encoded by the exons ATGTCAGACAGGAGAGCAGAAATAGAGAGGAAAAAGGCCAAATTGCAGGCTTTGAGGGAAGAAAAAAGCAGGATAAGACGTGAAAAAGAGCAGAAGGATATTGAAGATGCCACTACACGCACTCTTATTGGTGCTGGAGGCGACAGGAAAGAACTGGATGAGATGTTGAGTTCTCTAGGGGTTGCTCCGCTGTCAGATGTACTTTCAAGCATATCTAGTGCCAATTCTTTGACTCCAGAACAAAGTCGGAATCATACGCCTGATGCCTCACTCCAACCAAATAGTCTAACAAATAG TGTCCCAAATGCTAAGAAAAAACCTGTACAACTAACTGTTGTGCCTGTACAAACCACAAACATTCCACCTAAAGAAATAGTTTCTTATACAAAGCAAACTCAAACCACCGCTTCGAGTCACGAGAGAGATG CTCATGCGACAGACTATTACG ACGAATACAATCTAAATCCGGGTTTAGAATGGGAGGACGAGTTCACAG TTTTGACCTATGACGATGGCCAAGGTGAAGACGAGGAGAGCAGCCTGCCGCACATGGGGGGTTTCGGCAGTAAGCTTCCTCCCGGAATCCTGCCTCATGGACTACCTCAGGTCAAGGAGGTCCTACCCGCCATCACAGCCGTTGAACAAGAGCAAGCCAAACAGGAGGTCAAAGAAG TGAGAGAACTGAGCGAAGAAGAGAAACAGATGATCATATTATCAGAGGAATTCCAACATTTCATCGATAAGGCTGGCAGGGTTATGGAAAGGGCCCTTTGTGAGTCCATCGACATCTATACAGATTATAGTGGAGGATTGGGAGAAGACGGGCT GGACGAAAAATCTCATCAGTGCATCTCCCTCAACCGCACCTTCTTCGACGAGAGGTGGACGAAGAACAGGGTGGTTACGGCACTGGACTGGTGTCCCCAATATCCCGAACTGCTCCTGGCAGCTTACAACAACAACGAGGACGCACCCAACGATCCGGATGGTGTAGTGTTGATATGGAACACGAAATTTAAAAAGAACACCCCGGAGTACATTTTCCACTGTCAGAGTTCCGTGTTGTCCACCACCTTTGCGAGGTTCCACCCCAATCTCATATTGGGCGGTACTTATTCTGGTCAGATAGTCCTTTGGGACAATAGGGTACAGAAGAGGACGCCAATACAGAGGACGCCACTGTCCACTACAGCACACACG catCCAGTTTACTGCATGAGCGTTGTTGGCACAACGAACGCACACAACTTAATCAGCATATCCACAGACGGAAGGCTGTGTTCGTGGTCCCTGGACATGCTGGGGCAACCGCAAGAGATATTGGACCTTCACAAGGTACAGTCTAAGCCTGTGGCTGTGACCTGTCTGGACTTCCCCCACTCGGACGTGAACAATTTCGTGTTGGGCGGAGAAGAGGGCGTGGCTTATTCGGCCTGCAGGCACGGGGCTAGAGCTGGGATCACGGAACTGTACGAAGGCCATCAGGGTCCGATAACGGGTATCAGCGTCAACGCTGTTCAGGGAGGCATAGACTTTTCTCATATGTTTTTGACGTCCTCCATAGATTGGACCATAAAACTCTGGAGTCTCAAG GAAACGAAACCTATTTACTCTTTTGAGGATAATGGAGATTACGTGCTAGATGTAAAATGGTCACCGACGAATCCAGCGCTCTTTGCCGCTGTCGACGGTAGTGGAAGGTTAGATTTGTGGAATCTGAATCAGGATACCGAAGTTCCAGCGGCTAGTGTGGTAGTAGAGGGATGTCCCGCATTGAATAAAGTATCTTGGACGCCATCCGGCACACATGTTACAGTAGGCGACAACCAGGGTAGGATATGGGTTTACGAAGTGTCTGAG aatttcgcCCATCCGAGGCACGATGATTGGAACAAATTCCTTTATACAACGCAAGAACTGAGGAACAACCAAGTAGAAGAAGAGATAGAAAAATCACAGAATCTCTCAATCACTAACACCTCTCTACCAAATCTAAGTTCTATAACTTCGTCTCCTTCGcttagataa
- the LOC123677784 gene encoding cytoplasmic dynein 1 intermediate chain isoform X15 encodes MSDRRAEIERKKAKLQALREEKSRIRREKEQKDIEDATTRTLIGAGGDRKELDEMLSSLGVAPLSDVLSSISSANSLTPEQSRNHTPDASLQPNSLTNSVPNAKKKPVQLTVVPVQTTNIPPKEIVSYTKQTQTTASSHERDAHATDYYDEYNLNPGLEWEDEFTGEDEESSLPHMGGFGSKLPPGILPHGLPQVKEVLPAITAVEQEQAKQEVKEVRELSEEEKQMIILSEEFQHFIDKAGRVMERALCESIDIYTDYSGGLGEDGLDEKSHQCISLNRTFFDERWTKNRVVTALDWCPQYPELLLAAYNNNEDAPNDPDGVVLIWNTKFKKNTPEYIFHCQSSVLSTTFARFHPNLILGGTYSGQIVLWDNRVQKRTPIQRTPLSTTAHTHPVYCMSVVGTTNAHNLISISTDGRLCSWSLDMLGQPQEILDLHKVQSKPVAVTCLDFPHSDVNNFVLGGEEGVAYSACRHGARAGITELYEGHQGPITGISVNAVQGGIDFSHMFLTSSIDWTIKLWSLKETKPIYSFEDNGDYVLDVKWSPTNPALFAAVDGSGRLDLWNLNQDTEVPAASVVVEGCPALNKVSWTPSGTHVTVGDNQGRIWVYEVSENFAHPRHDDWNKFLYTTQELRNNQVEEEIEKSQNLSITNTSLPNLSSITSSPSLR; translated from the exons ATGTCAGACAGGAGAGCAGAAATAGAGAGGAAAAAGGCCAAATTGCAGGCTTTGAGGGAAGAAAAAAGCAGGATAAGACGTGAAAAAGAGCAGAAGGATATTGAAGATGCCACTACACGCACTCTTATTGGTGCTGGAGGCGACAGGAAAGAACTGGATGAGATGTTGAGTTCTCTAGGGGTTGCTCCGCTGTCAGATGTACTTTCAAGCATATCTAGTGCCAATTCTTTGACTCCAGAACAAAGTCGGAATCATACGCCTGATGCCTCACTCCAACCAAATAGTCTAACAAATAG TGTCCCAAATGCTAAGAAAAAACCTGTACAACTAACTGTTGTGCCTGTACAAACCACAAACATTCCACCTAAAGAAATAGTTTCTTATACAAAGCAAACTCAAACCACCGCTTCGAGTCACGAGAGAGATG CTCATGCGACAGACTATTACG ACGAATACAATCTAAATCCGGGTTTAGAATGGGAGGACGAGTTCACAG GTGAAGACGAGGAGAGCAGCCTGCCGCACATGGGGGGTTTCGGCAGTAAGCTTCCTCCCGGAATCCTGCCTCATGGACTACCTCAGGTCAAGGAGGTCCTACCCGCCATCACAGCCGTTGAACAAGAGCAAGCCAAACAGGAGGTCAAAGAAG TGAGAGAACTGAGCGAAGAAGAGAAACAGATGATCATATTATCAGAGGAATTCCAACATTTCATCGATAAGGCTGGCAGGGTTATGGAAAGGGCCCTTTGTGAGTCCATCGACATCTATACAGATTATAGTGGAGGATTGGGAGAAGACGGGCT GGACGAAAAATCTCATCAGTGCATCTCCCTCAACCGCACCTTCTTCGACGAGAGGTGGACGAAGAACAGGGTGGTTACGGCACTGGACTGGTGTCCCCAATATCCCGAACTGCTCCTGGCAGCTTACAACAACAACGAGGACGCACCCAACGATCCGGATGGTGTAGTGTTGATATGGAACACGAAATTTAAAAAGAACACCCCGGAGTACATTTTCCACTGTCAGAGTTCCGTGTTGTCCACCACCTTTGCGAGGTTCCACCCCAATCTCATATTGGGCGGTACTTATTCTGGTCAGATAGTCCTTTGGGACAATAGGGTACAGAAGAGGACGCCAATACAGAGGACGCCACTGTCCACTACAGCACACACG catCCAGTTTACTGCATGAGCGTTGTTGGCACAACGAACGCACACAACTTAATCAGCATATCCACAGACGGAAGGCTGTGTTCGTGGTCCCTGGACATGCTGGGGCAACCGCAAGAGATATTGGACCTTCACAAGGTACAGTCTAAGCCTGTGGCTGTGACCTGTCTGGACTTCCCCCACTCGGACGTGAACAATTTCGTGTTGGGCGGAGAAGAGGGCGTGGCTTATTCGGCCTGCAGGCACGGGGCTAGAGCTGGGATCACGGAACTGTACGAAGGCCATCAGGGTCCGATAACGGGTATCAGCGTCAACGCTGTTCAGGGAGGCATAGACTTTTCTCATATGTTTTTGACGTCCTCCATAGATTGGACCATAAAACTCTGGAGTCTCAAG GAAACGAAACCTATTTACTCTTTTGAGGATAATGGAGATTACGTGCTAGATGTAAAATGGTCACCGACGAATCCAGCGCTCTTTGCCGCTGTCGACGGTAGTGGAAGGTTAGATTTGTGGAATCTGAATCAGGATACCGAAGTTCCAGCGGCTAGTGTGGTAGTAGAGGGATGTCCCGCATTGAATAAAGTATCTTGGACGCCATCCGGCACACATGTTACAGTAGGCGACAACCAGGGTAGGATATGGGTTTACGAAGTGTCTGAG aatttcgcCCATCCGAGGCACGATGATTGGAACAAATTCCTTTATACAACGCAAGAACTGAGGAACAACCAAGTAGAAGAAGAGATAGAAAAATCACAGAATCTCTCAATCACTAACACCTCTCTACCAAATCTAAGTTCTATAACTTCGTCTCCTTCGcttagataa
- the LOC123677784 gene encoding cytoplasmic dynein 1 intermediate chain isoform X12, protein MSDRRAEIERKKAKLQALREEKSRIRREKEQKDIEDATTRTLIGAGGDRKELDEMLSSLGVAPLSDVLSSISSANSLTPEQSRNHTPDASLQPNSLTNSVPNAKKKPVQLTVVPVQTTNIPPKEIVSYTKQTQTTASSHERDGYIEDWWRPRKDEYNLNPGLEWEDEFTGEDEESSLPHMGGFGSKLPPGILPHGLPQVKEVLPAITAVEQEQAKQEVKEVRELSEEEKQMIILSEEFQHFIDKAGRVMERALCESIDIYTDYSGGLGEDGLDEKSHQCISLNRTFFDERWTKNRVVTALDWCPQYPELLLAAYNNNEDAPNDPDGVVLIWNTKFKKNTPEYIFHCQSSVLSTTFARFHPNLILGGTYSGQIVLWDNRVQKRTPIQRTPLSTTAHTHPVYCMSVVGTTNAHNLISISTDGRLCSWSLDMLGQPQEILDLHKVQSKPVAVTCLDFPHSDVNNFVLGGEEGVAYSACRHGARAGITELYEGHQGPITGISVNAVQGGIDFSHMFLTSSIDWTIKLWSLKETKPIYSFEDNGDYVLDVKWSPTNPALFAAVDGSGRLDLWNLNQDTEVPAASVVVEGCPALNKVSWTPSGTHVTVGDNQGRIWVYEVSENFAHPRHDDWNKFLYTTQELRNNQVEEEIEKSQNLSITNTSLPNLSSITSSPSLR, encoded by the exons ATGTCAGACAGGAGAGCAGAAATAGAGAGGAAAAAGGCCAAATTGCAGGCTTTGAGGGAAGAAAAAAGCAGGATAAGACGTGAAAAAGAGCAGAAGGATATTGAAGATGCCACTACACGCACTCTTATTGGTGCTGGAGGCGACAGGAAAGAACTGGATGAGATGTTGAGTTCTCTAGGGGTTGCTCCGCTGTCAGATGTACTTTCAAGCATATCTAGTGCCAATTCTTTGACTCCAGAACAAAGTCGGAATCATACGCCTGATGCCTCACTCCAACCAAATAGTCTAACAAATAG TGTCCCAAATGCTAAGAAAAAACCTGTACAACTAACTGTTGTGCCTGTACAAACCACAAACATTCCACCTAAAGAAATAGTTTCTTATACAAAGCAAACTCAAACCACCGCTTCGAGTCACGAGAGAGATG GCTACATTGAGGACTGGTGGAGACCTCGAAAAG ACGAATACAATCTAAATCCGGGTTTAGAATGGGAGGACGAGTTCACAG GTGAAGACGAGGAGAGCAGCCTGCCGCACATGGGGGGTTTCGGCAGTAAGCTTCCTCCCGGAATCCTGCCTCATGGACTACCTCAGGTCAAGGAGGTCCTACCCGCCATCACAGCCGTTGAACAAGAGCAAGCCAAACAGGAGGTCAAAGAAG TGAGAGAACTGAGCGAAGAAGAGAAACAGATGATCATATTATCAGAGGAATTCCAACATTTCATCGATAAGGCTGGCAGGGTTATGGAAAGGGCCCTTTGTGAGTCCATCGACATCTATACAGATTATAGTGGAGGATTGGGAGAAGACGGGCT GGACGAAAAATCTCATCAGTGCATCTCCCTCAACCGCACCTTCTTCGACGAGAGGTGGACGAAGAACAGGGTGGTTACGGCACTGGACTGGTGTCCCCAATATCCCGAACTGCTCCTGGCAGCTTACAACAACAACGAGGACGCACCCAACGATCCGGATGGTGTAGTGTTGATATGGAACACGAAATTTAAAAAGAACACCCCGGAGTACATTTTCCACTGTCAGAGTTCCGTGTTGTCCACCACCTTTGCGAGGTTCCACCCCAATCTCATATTGGGCGGTACTTATTCTGGTCAGATAGTCCTTTGGGACAATAGGGTACAGAAGAGGACGCCAATACAGAGGACGCCACTGTCCACTACAGCACACACG catCCAGTTTACTGCATGAGCGTTGTTGGCACAACGAACGCACACAACTTAATCAGCATATCCACAGACGGAAGGCTGTGTTCGTGGTCCCTGGACATGCTGGGGCAACCGCAAGAGATATTGGACCTTCACAAGGTACAGTCTAAGCCTGTGGCTGTGACCTGTCTGGACTTCCCCCACTCGGACGTGAACAATTTCGTGTTGGGCGGAGAAGAGGGCGTGGCTTATTCGGCCTGCAGGCACGGGGCTAGAGCTGGGATCACGGAACTGTACGAAGGCCATCAGGGTCCGATAACGGGTATCAGCGTCAACGCTGTTCAGGGAGGCATAGACTTTTCTCATATGTTTTTGACGTCCTCCATAGATTGGACCATAAAACTCTGGAGTCTCAAG GAAACGAAACCTATTTACTCTTTTGAGGATAATGGAGATTACGTGCTAGATGTAAAATGGTCACCGACGAATCCAGCGCTCTTTGCCGCTGTCGACGGTAGTGGAAGGTTAGATTTGTGGAATCTGAATCAGGATACCGAAGTTCCAGCGGCTAGTGTGGTAGTAGAGGGATGTCCCGCATTGAATAAAGTATCTTGGACGCCATCCGGCACACATGTTACAGTAGGCGACAACCAGGGTAGGATATGGGTTTACGAAGTGTCTGAG aatttcgcCCATCCGAGGCACGATGATTGGAACAAATTCCTTTATACAACGCAAGAACTGAGGAACAACCAAGTAGAAGAAGAGATAGAAAAATCACAGAATCTCTCAATCACTAACACCTCTCTACCAAATCTAAGTTCTATAACTTCGTCTCCTTCGcttagataa
- the LOC123677784 gene encoding cytoplasmic dynein 1 intermediate chain isoform X8, whose protein sequence is MSDRRAEIERKKAKLQALREEKSRIRREKEQKDIEDATTRTLIGAGGDRKELDEMLSSLGVAPLSDVLSSISSANSLTPEQSRNHTPDASLQPNSLTNSVPNAKKKPVQLTVVPVQTTNIPPKEIVSYTKQTQTTASSHERDGYIEDWWRPRKDEYNLNPGLEWEDEFTVLTYDDGQGEDEESSLPHMGGFGSKLPPGILPHGLPQVKEVLPAITAVEQEQAKQEVKEVRELSEEEKQMIILSEEFQHFIDKAGRVMERALCESIDIYTDYSGGLGEDGLDEKSHQCISLNRTFFDERWTKNRVVTALDWCPQYPELLLAAYNNNEDAPNDPDGVVLIWNTKFKKNTPEYIFHCQSSVLSTTFARFHPNLILGGTYSGQIVLWDNRVQKRTPIQRTPLSTTAHTHPVYCMSVVGTTNAHNLISISTDGRLCSWSLDMLGQPQEILDLHKVQSKPVAVTCLDFPHSDVNNFVLGGEEGVAYSACRHGARAGITELYEGHQGPITGISVNAVQGGIDFSHMFLTSSIDWTIKLWSLKETKPIYSFEDNGDYVLDVKWSPTNPALFAAVDGSGRLDLWNLNQDTEVPAASVVVEGCPALNKVSWTPSGTHVTVGDNQGRIWVYEVSENFAHPRHDDWNKFLYTTQELRNNQVEEEIEKSQNLSITNTSLPNLSSITSSPSLR, encoded by the exons ATGTCAGACAGGAGAGCAGAAATAGAGAGGAAAAAGGCCAAATTGCAGGCTTTGAGGGAAGAAAAAAGCAGGATAAGACGTGAAAAAGAGCAGAAGGATATTGAAGATGCCACTACACGCACTCTTATTGGTGCTGGAGGCGACAGGAAAGAACTGGATGAGATGTTGAGTTCTCTAGGGGTTGCTCCGCTGTCAGATGTACTTTCAAGCATATCTAGTGCCAATTCTTTGACTCCAGAACAAAGTCGGAATCATACGCCTGATGCCTCACTCCAACCAAATAGTCTAACAAATAG TGTCCCAAATGCTAAGAAAAAACCTGTACAACTAACTGTTGTGCCTGTACAAACCACAAACATTCCACCTAAAGAAATAGTTTCTTATACAAAGCAAACTCAAACCACCGCTTCGAGTCACGAGAGAGATG GCTACATTGAGGACTGGTGGAGACCTCGAAAAG ACGAATACAATCTAAATCCGGGTTTAGAATGGGAGGACGAGTTCACAG TTTTGACCTATGACGATGGCCAAGGTGAAGACGAGGAGAGCAGCCTGCCGCACATGGGGGGTTTCGGCAGTAAGCTTCCTCCCGGAATCCTGCCTCATGGACTACCTCAGGTCAAGGAGGTCCTACCCGCCATCACAGCCGTTGAACAAGAGCAAGCCAAACAGGAGGTCAAAGAAG TGAGAGAACTGAGCGAAGAAGAGAAACAGATGATCATATTATCAGAGGAATTCCAACATTTCATCGATAAGGCTGGCAGGGTTATGGAAAGGGCCCTTTGTGAGTCCATCGACATCTATACAGATTATAGTGGAGGATTGGGAGAAGACGGGCT GGACGAAAAATCTCATCAGTGCATCTCCCTCAACCGCACCTTCTTCGACGAGAGGTGGACGAAGAACAGGGTGGTTACGGCACTGGACTGGTGTCCCCAATATCCCGAACTGCTCCTGGCAGCTTACAACAACAACGAGGACGCACCCAACGATCCGGATGGTGTAGTGTTGATATGGAACACGAAATTTAAAAAGAACACCCCGGAGTACATTTTCCACTGTCAGAGTTCCGTGTTGTCCACCACCTTTGCGAGGTTCCACCCCAATCTCATATTGGGCGGTACTTATTCTGGTCAGATAGTCCTTTGGGACAATAGGGTACAGAAGAGGACGCCAATACAGAGGACGCCACTGTCCACTACAGCACACACG catCCAGTTTACTGCATGAGCGTTGTTGGCACAACGAACGCACACAACTTAATCAGCATATCCACAGACGGAAGGCTGTGTTCGTGGTCCCTGGACATGCTGGGGCAACCGCAAGAGATATTGGACCTTCACAAGGTACAGTCTAAGCCTGTGGCTGTGACCTGTCTGGACTTCCCCCACTCGGACGTGAACAATTTCGTGTTGGGCGGAGAAGAGGGCGTGGCTTATTCGGCCTGCAGGCACGGGGCTAGAGCTGGGATCACGGAACTGTACGAAGGCCATCAGGGTCCGATAACGGGTATCAGCGTCAACGCTGTTCAGGGAGGCATAGACTTTTCTCATATGTTTTTGACGTCCTCCATAGATTGGACCATAAAACTCTGGAGTCTCAAG GAAACGAAACCTATTTACTCTTTTGAGGATAATGGAGATTACGTGCTAGATGTAAAATGGTCACCGACGAATCCAGCGCTCTTTGCCGCTGTCGACGGTAGTGGAAGGTTAGATTTGTGGAATCTGAATCAGGATACCGAAGTTCCAGCGGCTAGTGTGGTAGTAGAGGGATGTCCCGCATTGAATAAAGTATCTTGGACGCCATCCGGCACACATGTTACAGTAGGCGACAACCAGGGTAGGATATGGGTTTACGAAGTGTCTGAG aatttcgcCCATCCGAGGCACGATGATTGGAACAAATTCCTTTATACAACGCAAGAACTGAGGAACAACCAAGTAGAAGAAGAGATAGAAAAATCACAGAATCTCTCAATCACTAACACCTCTCTACCAAATCTAAGTTCTATAACTTCGTCTCCTTCGcttagataa